From a region of the Arachis ipaensis cultivar K30076 chromosome B09, Araip1.1, whole genome shotgun sequence genome:
- the LOC107616386 gene encoding fibroin heavy chain, producing MFGAASKLASAAANTVTDAAEAVGHAGYEVGADASGVVSGAAKTVGHAGYELGADASGVVAGGAKAVGNAGYEVGADVSGVVAGGAKTVGNAGYEAGKVVSGVVAGGAKAVGHAGYEVGADVSGVVAGGAKAVGQAGYEVGRRVTDAVTGGDKTD from the coding sequence ATGTTTGGAGCAGCGTCTAAACTCGCTTCTGCCGCCGCCAACACTGTCACCGATGCAGCAGAAGCCGTTGGCCACGCCGGATATGAAGTTGGAGCCGATGCTTCAGGCGTCGTCTCCGGCGCAGCAAAAACCGTAGGTCATGCCGGATACGAACTCGGAGCCGATGCTTCCGGCGTCGTGGCCGGAGGTGCAAAAGCTGTGGGCAACGCCGGATACGAAGTCGGAGCAGATGTCTCAGGCGTGGTCGCCGGCGGAGCCAAAACCGTAGGCAACGCAGGATATGAAGCCGGAAAAGTAGTGTCAGGCGTGGTGGCCGGCGGGGCAAAAGCGGTAGGGCACGCTGGATACGAAGTGGGAGCGGATGTTTCGGGCGTGGTGGCCGGCGGAGCCAAAGCTGTAGGGCAAGCAGGATATGAAGTTGGAAGAAGAGTGACAGACGCGGTTACCGGCGGTGACAAAACCGATTAA